Proteins encoded within one genomic window of uncultured Desulfobacter sp.:
- the tyrS gene encoding tyrosine--tRNA ligase, with amino-acid sequence MTVLTILKERGFIDNQTHEEALETYLKKPGRHCYIGFDPTADSLHVGHLIPIMSLAHMQQNGHIPIALVGGGTGRIGDPSGKNEMRKMMTLDTIDHNVQSIKRQLSGFINFGEGKALLANNADWLASLEYIPFLRDIGRYFSINKMIKAESYRQRIESEGGLSFIEFNYMLLQAFDFLTLLDRHDCRLQMGGSDQWGNILAGVELVRRSRQKTAFGITYKLITKSDGSKMGKTAGNAVWLDPEKTSPYEYYQFWMNTDDRDVARFLSLFTFLPMPEIRQVSNLVDGELNQAKTVLAFECTCLAHGREAALNAMASSASVFGSFTISEKILPSSSIPRTNKNKNAIELPTTFVSHNELTKGIPAYELFLRTGLTKSGGEARRLINQGGAYINGETVPAFDLLVDSSHLKDGEVLLRAGKKRFHRVKMKEQ; translated from the coding sequence ATGACTGTATTAACTATTTTAAAAGAACGTGGTTTTATCGATAATCAAACCCATGAAGAAGCGTTGGAAACCTACCTGAAAAAGCCTGGCCGGCACTGCTACATAGGTTTTGACCCAACGGCCGACAGTCTTCATGTCGGCCATCTGATCCCCATCATGTCTCTTGCGCATATGCAGCAGAATGGGCATATCCCGATAGCCCTTGTGGGAGGCGGCACAGGCCGGATAGGCGATCCCAGCGGAAAAAACGAAATGCGGAAAATGATGACCCTGGATACCATTGATCACAATGTTCAGAGCATCAAAAGGCAGTTGTCCGGATTTATAAATTTTGGTGAAGGAAAAGCCCTTTTGGCAAATAATGCGGATTGGCTTGCATCACTTGAGTATATCCCTTTTCTCAGGGACATTGGGCGGTATTTCAGCATCAATAAAATGATCAAAGCGGAAAGCTATCGCCAGAGAATTGAATCCGAAGGCGGACTGAGTTTTATTGAATTCAATTACATGCTTCTACAGGCCTTTGATTTCCTAACGCTCTTGGACCGTCATGACTGTAGGCTGCAAATGGGGGGAAGCGACCAATGGGGAAATATTCTTGCAGGCGTTGAACTGGTTCGTAGAAGCAGGCAAAAAACAGCATTTGGTATCACCTATAAATTGATCACCAAAAGTGACGGGAGCAAAATGGGGAAAACCGCGGGCAATGCCGTATGGCTTGATCCTGAAAAAACGTCCCCATACGAATACTATCAATTCTGGATGAATACGGATGACAGGGATGTGGCGCGCTTTTTATCCCTTTTTACCTTTCTGCCCATGCCGGAAATCCGCCAGGTGAGTAATCTGGTGGATGGCGAATTGAACCAGGCAAAAACTGTTCTGGCATTTGAGTGCACTTGCCTGGCCCACGGCAGGGAAGCGGCACTAAATGCCATGGCATCTTCTGCCTCGGTTTTCGGTAGTTTTACCATTTCGGAAAAAATTTTGCCCTCATCCAGTATTCCCAGGACAAATAAAAACAAGAACGCAATTGAACTTCCCACAACCTTTGTATCACACAATGAGCTTACCAAGGGAATTCCGGCCTATGAGCTTTTTCTTCGTACCGGCCTTACCAAATCCGGCGGGGAGGCACGACGGCTGATAAATCAGGGCGGCGCATACATTAATGGAGAGACGGTACCCGCTTTTGACTTGTTGGTTGATTCCAGCCATCTCAAAGATGGAGAGGTCCTCTTAAGGGCCGGCAAAAAAAGATTTCATAGAGTTAAGATGAAGGAGCAATAG
- a CDS encoding acyl carrier protein, whose protein sequence is MDRDEIEASIINFIETSFEMSDVGVDDDLNADHGFDSIDAIELLREIETLMQGKLTRDEEEAAMSIRTVRQIVDFIEKAMAERA, encoded by the coding sequence ATGGATCGAGACGAAATAGAGGCCAGCATTATCAATTTTATTGAAACCAGTTTTGAGATGTCTGATGTCGGAGTTGACGATGACCTTAATGCCGACCATGGTTTTGACAGTATTGATGCCATTGAATTGCTCCGGGAAATCGAGACATTGATGCAGGGAAAACTGACCCGGGATGAGGAAGAGGCTGCCATGTCCATACGCACCGTCAGACAAATCGTTGATTTTATTGAAAAGGCCATGGCAGAAAGGGCATAA
- a CDS encoding integrase codes for MMKMLGNFVLFIWLKFKVTSNLAAENLALRHQLAVMKRTNKRPKIRMVDRLFWVLLSRIWTPWRKSLIIVKSDTVVYWHRKGFKLFWKFKSKGPGRPQVSREIRDLVRRMAAANPNWGAPRIHGELLSLGFEVSERTVSNMMPRHPPNSKPSQTWRTFLKNHINKCSIDFFTVPTVTFNILFVLVILSHSRRKVVHFNITSNPTAEWTTQQIVEAFPWDTAPKYLMRDRDAIYGVFFPQSSEKHGHQRSGLGPAKPLAKPFC; via the coding sequence ATGATGAAAATGCTTGGAAATTTTGTTTTATTCATATGGCTGAAGTTCAAAGTCACTTCGAATCTCGCTGCCGAAAACCTTGCGCTTCGCCACCAATTGGCCGTAATGAAAAGGACGAACAAGCGGCCGAAAATTCGAATGGTGGATCGGCTCTTCTGGGTTTTGCTTTCCCGAATTTGGACTCCTTGGCGTAAATCTCTCATCATTGTAAAGTCGGATACTGTTGTCTACTGGCATCGCAAGGGTTTCAAACTTTTCTGGAAATTCAAATCCAAAGGCCCGGGAAGGCCTCAAGTCAGTCGTGAAATCCGTGATCTGGTCAGGAGGATGGCTGCAGCCAATCCAAACTGGGGTGCGCCCAGGATTCATGGGGAATTGCTCAGCCTGGGGTTCGAGGTTTCCGAACGAACCGTATCGAACATGATGCCCCGACATCCGCCGAATTCAAAGCCGTCTCAAACCTGGCGGACTTTCTTGAAAAATCATATTAACAAGTGTTCGATTGACTTTTTCACTGTTCCAACAGTCACCTTTAATATTCTGTTCGTCCTGGTGATCCTCAGCCACAGCCGCCGCAAAGTCGTACATTTCAATATAACCTCAAATCCGACGGCCGAGTGGACAACCCAACAGATCGTGGAGGCCTTCCCCTGGGATACGGCACCGAAGTATCTGATGCGGGATCGGGATGCAATCTATGGCGTTTTTTTTCCGCAATCGAGTGAAAAACATGGGCATCAAAGAAGTGGTCTCGGCCCCGCAAAGCCCTTGGCAAAACCCTTTTGTTGA
- a CDS encoding integrase core domain-containing protein gives MGIKEVVSAPQSPWQNPFVERVIGSIRRECTNNVIVLNQGHLKNILCAYFQYYWNDRTHLSLGKNTPNGRPIQPRPVGKCKIIDLPRIGGLHHRYE, from the coding sequence ATGGGCATCAAAGAAGTGGTCTCGGCCCCGCAAAGCCCTTGGCAAAACCCTTTTGTTGAACGGGTGATCGGCTCGATCAGACGAGAATGTACAAACAATGTCATCGTATTGAACCAAGGACATCTGAAAAACATTCTTTGCGCGTATTTCCAATATTATTGGAACGACAGAACACATTTGAGCCTTGGAAAAAATACGCCCAACGGTCGGCCGATCCAACCCAGACCTGTCGGCAAATGCAAGATAATTGATTTGCCGCGTATTGGTGGATTACATCATCGATACGAGTAG